In Anthonomus grandis grandis chromosome 17, icAntGran1.3, whole genome shotgun sequence, the DNA window ATTTTGTAACAACTCCGTCTTCTTTTCTGTCGCTGGCTAGGTAGCCAACCCAACGTAAAGACTCAGATCATTTTCATGATAGCCATCGTCCACTATAATTTCAGGATCGACGTTAATATCATAAGTTTGTTGGGACGTCGATGGAGAAGAATAGTCGGCAACAGATATATTTACAGGTTCTGCTGGGAATGTGACGCTTGTCCAATGTTAGCATGCAATGATCTTAACATTACATGAGTAGTTTTATCATGGTTGTCTTTTTCATCACTTCCTCTTCCACTGCTACTTTCACGaccttgtttttctttgtttgcGTGTTGTCCCTAAAAAATGGATACACAAAATTACTCTTATGGTGTTTAGGCAAAGGCCGAAAATTTTACTTTGTACCGCACCAAAGAAAAGTTGTTTAAGAATAAGTAGTTCAACAAATCTACCAAAGTGACTTAGCAGtgatatattacaaatattgatttttcatcAGATTTATGTACTGGAACGATTTGAGTAATTTTCCACACTTTTGGATATGTTCTTgtcaaaatacatttattatacagggtgttttttatatattgcgacaaaattcagtaACGTGTTCTTaggacaaaaattcgcaaaaaagttcctataaacataggtcctaaaccttttagattttgagctgcagggtggtaaagttttaacaaaaaaattaatttttttcgataacttaaatacccctgtagatattatatttgtccaaagattggtatgcagggtctgtgtatccagagccatttaccaacatttttatgttctccagtggcgtgtgtgcaggttttccgctgaatacttttataaagaaaaatgatgcgccactggtttttcttgtattaaaaaatatttttaaatttccagttttatttgcaacatttttgattccttggactttgtccgttagatgcacggttttcgtacaaaaaattaaaaaccatggacatgttgctcagatttgattagttaattattcgtttttttagtttattgcaattttaataataaataataaaatttttattaattaatttagtacaaaagccaacccaatttaataaaattgtaattgaggatttaaaacttttgcttctacaatctttaatttaaaatacaagtttttaagtgataaaaaaatatttaattttttattatttatttaagtaatattattatttttacaaaagttgttcaaagtgtGCTCCTCCAACATCAATACAAGCATCTAATCGACGTCGCATTGATTGGTGGACATGTTCAAAAATTCCTGGTGTCTGCCGAAGGTATGTCACAGGACGTTATAATGCGATTACGCAATTCATCCACATTATCAATTGGATTTCTATAAACCAGTGATTTAAGGTGGCCCCACAAAGAAAAATCTAGCGGATTTAAGTCGGGAGACCATGGAGCCAAGGGTGAATACTTTcccgacctatccaacgatttggatacgtaatatccaaatactgccgagccactaaactaaaatgggctggagcaccgtcatgtaaaaaaaaacatttgctgtATCAGCTGAATGGGGATATCTTCTAGCATCGCTGgtaattcattttcaagaaattcttgatACACTTGTCCGGTCAACCTTGCTGGTAAAGAAAATGGACCGATGAGAGTTTTCAATAATGCCGacccatacattaagtgaaaACTGGTGCTGATGACGGTTTTTAGCATGTGGGTTCTCATAATGCCATATgtggttattgtggaagttcataattgcgtccctggagaaattagcctcatcgttgaaaagtatttttcttataaacggtGTATCTTGCCTTATGCGTTCTTGTACAAAGCCGTGCCTGCACCCGCTGAATATGATACGGgtataaaaggtttcttttaagaatattccaaactgTAAAGTTACTAATGTGTATATACCGTCTGAGCAATTTTCCTAGTGCTTGTGGTGGGATCTTCCTCGAATTCATTGAGCACCTATTCTTCAATTTGAGGAGTAACTGTTTGGGGATGTCCGTTTTCagcggtgagttttttaaagctgcCGGTTTCACTTAGACGTTGGTGTAAACGCGTAAACATGGAGTGATGAGGAATAACACGATTCGGGTAACGTTCATCATAAATACGCAAGGCTTCTCGTGCGTTTCCGTTAGCCAGTTCATAAATgaagtgcatatcgcacatttcattatttgtgtaattgttagccatttttttaacaaattaatcttgtcaACTGGCGGACAGTgactatgatttaaaatatcacaaaatcctacaaatatcaactttatcGTGGGCAGAGGAAGAATGTGGTAAAAAGATTAAACTCTTAAACAAGAATGTTTAAAAGTGCTGCGGCGTTGTCCGtagttacgttaaaaaaaattatgttcacaGGCTACTTCGCGATTTTGGAAGGGTGAAATATTAACGttacaatgaaattttaaataaaatttaaaaaaaaacttactttttataacgatcatagaaaaaataaattttagcgaTCAGgcaaagtagaaaaatgtttttttaagtttttgtgcgaaaaccgtgcatctaacggacaaagtccaagggatcaaaaatgttgcaaataaaacggggaatttaaaaatatgttttaatacaagaaaaaccagtggcgtaccatttttctttataagagtattcagcggaaaacccaCACACACtcactggagaacataaaaatgttaaaagtatgttggtaaatggctctggatacacagaccctgcataccaatctttggacaaatatctacaggggtatttaagttatcgaaaaaaaaacatttttttgttaaaattttaccaTCCTGTagatcaaaatctaaaaggtttaggacctatgtttataggaacttttttgcgaatttttgtacaaagaatacgttcctgaattttgtcgcaatatataaaaaacaccctgtataataaatgtattttgacAAGAACATATCCAAAActgtggaaaattaaaataaatataataaaaaaatttaattaaaaatttatatatgatCAGTatgcaatttatattttttgtacctTTTATGAGCtttgtcctttttttttaatctttaataatttgcCCTGTATACCAGATAGGATATCTAACTTTATATTTCTTAGGTTTATGAAGAGGTAATGTTTGATCTAAAGTATCATACAAGAAGTTATAGGAGAATGCAACTGATAGATTGAGATCAGTGATGGAGATTAAAAAGTTCCAATTAGTCTCTGATAGCAGTCTATAAAGAAATGGAAAATTTGCCCTTAAAGTTATAATTTCTACTGCATGAATTTGGTTCAAAGTTCAAGTTTGAGGAATTGTTCTTAAGAGAAAAAGAGATACTAATAGGCGGGTGATGCCTGTCCTCAGGGACGAGAGGTAGATCTTCTTTAGTGACCTCACATTCAAAATTAGAGATAGCAAGATCTAATagattattgtaataatttgtaATGGAGCTTAGCTCCTTCAAACCACATAAGGCCATAAAGTCATTCAACTTATTAATGTGTGAATTAGATGTAATATTGAAGTCCCCTATGAAAAAATCCCATGCGTGTTAttatcttgaataaaaaataaaataaactttattgtaTGACATAAAATAAGAATACCATACAAAGGTGGAAAGTACCGCTACGCTTATTTTAATAACCACCGTGCTTAAATATCTAAACCTAAAACTAAGACTCCTAATATTcctacctatttatttatacatatgtatatattcaGTAAAATAATCATGTGtcacaataaattatttgatatattgCTCTCCCTTATATAGTCCTTAACTTTATGCTTAAAAGTAGTGTGACTTACTTCCTTAAAACTCACAGGCAAGATATTATAAGTATAGATCCCTGTGTAGGcaaaacaagatttaaaaaaattcagtgcGATGTTGaggaatagaaaaaatatttttatggcgAATATCTACTGAATGGGCATCTCCACGGCCCATCAAAAACTCCGACAAATAAGCAGGCTCTTtgagattttttactttatatactaGACTGCTAAGATTTGCAAATCTTCTCTCTGccatatttaaagtataaattcCTGAAATATGCTGACTAACATGATCCCTGCGTGAAAGATCTTTAGTAAACCGCACATTATGTGCGGTTTATTGTGGTACGATATGATTTTTGACAAACATGAGCATCAAATTGCAACCTGCAATCCATGTGCAGACCAAGGTTTTTTACTTGATTAGTCCAATTAATTTCAGAAtcgttaattttaagttttacagCTGTGGCAGTTTCTAAGTTTATctcatttttagaaaacaatatagcctgtgtttttttagaattaataaataaggagTTTTGACTAGCCCAAAGAGAGATACGCTCCAAGTCATCATTAATGAAGGTTAAAGCAGTGGACAACTTATTAGCCGGGGTTGAACTATAGATTTGTAAATCGTCTGCATACATATGCTATTTACAGTGTTTTATGTGTTGAATCAAATCTGAtgtaaaaagtgtaaataaaagTGGCCCCAGGATagagccctgaggcacacccCTGCCCACAACCCTTCAGCTTGAGATGCTCACTGCTCCCTTAGCATCTGTAATTCTTACTGCCTGTTCCCTATTTCCCAGATAGCTGCCAAACCATCCATTAGCCTTTAGGttataatgatttaatttagCTACTAAAAGATCAGTGTTTAACGTATCAAAAGCTTTGGTCATGTCAATGAGCACTGTTGGGCAACAGTGACCATTATCAAAGGACCTTGCGATATCACTAGTTATTTTCAACAAGGCCGTGGCACAACTGTGGTTAGCCCTAAATCCCGACTGATATTTAGGTATTATACATTTAGAAAGAAGATAATCTAGTATTtgggtttttacaattttttccattattttggaTGGACTTGGCAGTATACTAATTGGCCGTAATTCACCCACAGAAGTTGGGCTAGAAACTTTAGGAACAAGCATTATGAGAGCCCTTTTCCAGATATCAGGAACAACGCCAGCCATGAAAGACGagtttataatattaacaaGAGGGCCTAGACACgtcgaaatacaagattttaacaTGCGTATAGAAACTCTGTTTATCCCAACCTCACCGCTCCCAACACTGTTCAAGGCACCAAGCACCTCAAGTTCTGTTACAAGTCTAAATGTAAATGGATCAGAATTTATAGATGAGCtaagaaaatcatttaaaagaacAGAATCAACCTGTGCAGCAGGTgtactatctataaaataattatttattatgtttggTTCTTTAATGCTACTTGGAATGGGTtgaaaagaggaaaaaaaatcgaatacaGTTTGGTAGATAGCTGGAGGCGAGTTTGCTTTAATgtaaatcacaaaaatatatactattTGGATGGTATCTCTGATTGCACCCAAGCAGAACACCTTTACCCCTCGACACATTCATCACATCCAGCCTACGATCCTTTCTGAATACTGTATAATTATTGCTAAATAGTTCACCATTTAAGACCCCATCCTGAAGCCAAGTCTCAGTTATGGCCACCAGCTTATTTGTACATAAAAAAGATACAGATTTCAAAAATTCACTAATTTTATAGTTCAAACCTCTAACATTCTCATAAATAATGCTAATATTCTTGCTAGACAAgccaatttaaatgttaattactAAGAAGTTAAGGTTTACCACCTCAGTGTATGATTTTCAAGTTTGTTTCGCCTCTATCTAATTAATCCCTCAAAACCTGCTGAAGCCCTCTGTATTCCTCAAGCTGCTGTGGAGTTCTGTCGGGGCTAATTACCAGGTTTTTTAGTTGAGAGTTTTGTTTCAGTTTCCTGGCATTATGCAAAATGCTCATAGCAAAATCATGAGACTTACAAATTACTTTAATGGGCCTGCTTCTGTTATTATTAAACTTTCCTAAGCCAAAAGCTTGGAAATGTCTGCCTCTCTAGCTTCAGTGCATTGTTCTATGACCAGGGTGGCAATATCCTTTCGATTGGATATTGTTTCTGgacaattaaatattataatgttattCATATGATTATCCCTCTcttgatatataaataaattattacaaatttggCATAAAGTAACAACCTGTCCCAATCATGAAACATTTTGCCCCGGAGTGCTGTAAGTTGATACAAATGTAATGGGATATCATTTCATGTTTCCttatgaatattataaagtataatGCAAGAAGGTACtacatttgaattaaaaattgtaacaaCCAACCCTGGTCTCTCCTACCCATACTGATACTAATAAAAGTGTATAATTGCGGTAGttgcataaaaattattatttacctcTCTgtctgatttatttttattgaattttgggAAATTTATTGCTTTCTGTCACTTTTTATGCTAAAAGATTGTATTAATAATTATGCTATTTTAATAttgcttataaataaatacttatctCAAAAAGCAAGGTATTCCTGTATTATTAGTACTTATGATGGCAAATAAAGATACATATTAAATCAAACacagaataaagaaaaaagtatttatttactattaaaattaacaaagtttTTGAAAGGGTAAAAAAACTTGATGTGAAAATGAAAGCATTACTACACTTGAAGGTAGGtaatagaaaagaaaatgaattaatcaagaaatataattacATACACATTAGTAAGaagtatttactttttttgttcaaCCGCCTTTTGCTGCTTGGCAGGCTCTCCAGTTTGTGTAATTGGAATAGACTTGTGCTCGATCTCCATCTTCTCGACAGTGGGAGCAGTGATGGTTAGAACCCCATCACTAGAAAGTTTTGATTCGATTTTGTCCATCTGGTAGTTCTTGGGTAGCACATATCTTCTTACAAAATGCCTGGATACATAACCGTGCTGATCTTGCTTCTCCTCATGCTTGCCTTCTACAGTAAGAACATTATCCCCTGTGACCTTTACAGTGATTTCTTCTGGCTTGAACTGTTGCACATCCAAATTGGCCTGGAATTTGTCCTTGTCAAAATGAACAGTAGACCCAGAATCCAAATTGGCAGCGTTGGGGCGCCAGTTCCTTAGGTAACCCGCCGGAGTTCTGGTCAACATTTTGTTGTTCAGGTTTAAGGGTTGGAAAAGGTCGTCATGGTCCAAACCCAGGCCGAAATGTTGTTCCAGGATTCTCGATGGGCGGCACATCGGTTCGTAATCGCCGAACATCAATGGAATAAGAGACATTTTGGTATAAAGCACAAACTTCAACTAATTATCCACAAATCTAAGTAAAACTCGCGAAATACAATTGCGAAACTGTCGGCCGGCATTCGAATTCCCATCTTATATATCAACAAAGAAACTTCCGGAATTTGACAGAAAGATTCTCAACATAATTTGTATTATGGTAGGTCCAGGTTGAAATTCGAGAAATTACAGGAATCTGTACAGAAATATTGATTTCAAGAAATTCCCAGACTTGGTTAATAAGGTCATTAAACCTCTGAAGGTAAGCAAATGAATATGTGTGCAGCTGCGTCCGTTCGATATCGAAATCGGGAAcacagcatatgtcgtttgtcagcaacctatttatagtccgcgctcgctgttatttaatagatataattctcgtatctcctgaaattttgaagggattttaataattttttgtcaagatattaacaatgaataactTATCGATATATATGTGGTTACAAaactctacaaactaaggtttttttgtgaaaattaatttaaaagtcaaACGTAACTACACTAAAAAAGAAAGTAAGTATTGTATAACACTCTTTATACAAGTCTCTTACTTTCTTAGCACAGTTATTTGCATTCTTCGTTTTGGATCCTTCTAGTTTCAGTAAATTACTTGTCTGTCTCCATTCACCTGGTATAATAATAGTACCTGTTGTCATATCTTCACGATCTATGCACTTTTCTGTGATATAACTCTTTTTTGACCTCACAACACGGCGAGCTCTACAAAGtcgataattgaaaattttttcattgtGGGTTATGCCTTTTTGCGAATATGGTTCCATCAAGTTTTCCATCAATGGAAAAGCTTCGTCACCAATGAATACATAAGGAAAAACGTCATCTGTATCAGTAAGTTTTTTTGGATCtggtatttttagtttatttgcttTCAGACGTGTATAAATTCCCGTTTTACTCCATATTCCTCCATCTGACACTCGTCCATTGGTGCCAGtgtgaacaaataaaaattcataattggCATTTACTATTGCAAACAGCACAACGCTAAAAGCGCTTTTATAATTGAAGACCACAGGGGAAAAACGATCCAAgtccaaaattgtaaaatttttgattattcgcTATTTTTATACCCTTTCCCTGGTACTTTAACGTGCCATAAAAATTCTTCAGAATACCGATCGTAGTCCACTAAAATCAGCGATATAAGTTTGGTACACTTTGGAATAATGATCCAAGTCCGCCCGAACTCGACAAAGAACGGTCGAAGTCCACAATGTGTCCGTTTAAATCGTTTAAGATTCGTTAGCATTTTAGTCGTTATTGTTGCATCGTCTTAAGAGGTTGTTGGCGTTGTGTATTGTTTGTTTTGCTGAATTGTcttgaaaatgaaaatgatcTTGAAATGTCGGAAGAAAGTAATAGTAGTGACAGTGATATacctttaagttttttcaaaaacagtaaaaaaagaCTAAAGCTTGGACGTGTAAGTGATGCggcaaaatttttgagaaatcataCGTATGAGACGGGTAATGCATGTGGCTGCAAAAGATTTCGTTGTTTTGAGGTTATATCCGCTGAAAAAAGAcgaaaaatcattcaaaacttTAATagcttagaaaatataaatagtcaAAAGAGCCATTTATGCGGATTAATCGGGATTAAGAATGTTAGTAGAAGAGGACCTAGACAAAACAAGAACACAGCAAGGCTTAGAGATAACTCGTATACGTTTAAAGTAGGAATTAAACTAGATTGCGAGGGCGGCATGATGGAAGAAATTGAGGTATGTCAAAAAGCTTTTATATCGTTACACGGGATTACCAATCGCCGTATTACGACTATGAAAGACTACCTAAAGAAAGGCGGTTATTGTT includes these proteins:
- the LOC126746637 gene encoding protein lethal(2)essential for life-like — translated: MSLIPLMFGDYEPMCRPSRILEQHFGLGLDHDDLFQPLNLNNKMLTRTPAGYLRNWRPNAANLDSGSTVHFDKDKFQANLDVQQFKPEEITVKVTGDNVLTVEGKHEEKQDQHGYVSRHFVRRYVLPKNYQMDKIESKLSSDGVLTITAPTVEKMEIEHKSIPITQTGEPAKQQKAVEQKK